The sequence GAGGCGCTGACATAGTCAAGCCCTGCTTCGTGGAAGAATTTTACGCTGTCAGGGTCTCCTCCATGTTCACCGCAGATACCTACTTCGAGGTGTGGGTTTGATTTCTTGCCCTCCTCCGTCGCTGTTTTCACTAGCCTTCCAACACCCGTAACATCGATTGACTCAAACGGGTTACGCGGAAGTATCTTCTTCTCGAGATAGTCAGCCATGAACTTAGCTTCGGCGTCGTCTCTGCTGAACCCAAAGGTTGTCTGAGTCAGGTCGTTGGTTCCGAAGGAGAAGAAATCAGCGACTTCAGCGATTTCGGCTGCTGTTAGAGCGGCTCTGGGAGTCTCTATCATCGTTCCGACCTTGTAGTCGATTCTCTCCCCCAACTCTTCAAACACCTTCGACGCCGTCTCGTCTATTATTTTCCGGAGAGCGGCCAGTTCAGCACGCTCGCTCACCAGCGGAAGCATAATCTGAATTTTCGCTGTATCACCTAGTTTTCGTCTAACATCGATCGCAGCAGTCAGAATAGCCCTAACCTGCATCTCGTAAATTTCCGGATACCTTATCGCGAGCCTACATCCACGATGGCCGAGCATCGGGTTGTGCTCCTTCAACACCATGACTTTCCGGAGTAGTTCCTGACGGGCTGCAATCTCCTTCTCAGTTCCGGGTTTTGAAGCCAACTCGAAC is a genomic window of Synergistota bacterium containing:
- a CDS encoding pyruvate, phosphate dikinase (catalyzes the formation of phosphoenolpyruvate from pyruvate); this translates as MAQTQEERRAALAKLLPFQVDDFRQIFAVMRGLPVTVRLLDLPLHEFLPPAEQILKEMFELASKPGTEKEIAARQELLRKVMVLKEHNPMLGHRGCRLAIRYPEIYEMQVRAILTAAIDVRRKLGDTAKIQIMLPLVSERAELAALRKIIDETASKVFEELGERIDYKVGTMIETPRAALTAAEIAEVADFFSFGTNDLTQTTFGFSRDDAEAKFMADYLEKKILPRNPFESIDVTGVGRLVKTATEEGKKSNPHLEVGICGEHGGDPDSVKFFHEAGLDYVSAS